The segment CAAGTCCCGTTTGCAGTGATGAAGTTCTTTCATCtttattgaaattaaagtatTTCAAGTTAAAGCATTCCCCCTCTCATCTTCATCTCATATTCTCACTCTTGCTCTCCTCTTTTCTATTTGCTTTCACTTTCACTTACTTTCTTCTGTTTCAAATCCTTCATCTCTGCAACTTTCTTCACTTTGAGTTTACGCACTTTCTTTTCCATTATTTGCAATTACTTCCTTTTCATCTTCCTTTAAACCTttctttgcaaaaaaaaaaaaaaaatggctaTGGTGGGTGAAGCTTTTCTCTCTGCTTCCATTGAGGTGCTGCTTGATAGGATTGTTTCTGGAGATGTTCTGAGGCTTATCAAAGGAAAGAAACTTGAACCTGTGCTGCTGAAGAAACTGAAGCCAACCTTGATGTCGGTGAAAGCAGTGTTGGATGATGCTGAAAATAAGCAGATTACCAACCCAAGTGTCAAAAGTTGGACTGATGAACTCAAAGATGCTGTTTATGATGCCGAGGACCTCCTGGACGAGATCTCTACTGAAGCTCTTCGGAACAAGATCGAACCCGAATATCGAACTACTGCTATGAAGAAGGTTAGTAGCTTTCTCTCTTCTTCCAATCCTTTCAAAGATGGGATGCAGTCCAAGTTGGAGGAGATCCTTGGGAGACTAGACTACCTACTCAACCAAAAACAGATTCTGGGTCTGAAAGAAAACTATAAAGGAGAAAAGGCATTTCAAAGAAGGCCTGCAACTTCTTTGGTTGACGAGTCTGATGTTTATGGCAGAGATGATGAAAAAGAAGAAATAATGAAGTTGTTGGATCCTCAAAATCTGTCTGAAAATCAGATAGCTGTGGTTCCCATTGTGGGTATGGGCGGGCTTGGCAAAACCACCCTTGCCCAATTGATCTACAACGACCCCAGAGTGGATAAATGGTTTGACCGCAAAGCATGGGTGTGTGTTTCAGAGGAATTTGATGCTTTCAATGTAACCAAAACCATTCTTGAAGAGATGAAATGTAGCTGTGATGGAAACCAGAACTTAAATCAGCTTCAACTTAAACTCAAAGAGCAGCTGTCGGGAAAGAAATATCTAATCATTTTGGATGATGTTTGGAACAAGAATTATGTTCATTGGAAAGAGCTTGCAAGTCCCTTCACTTCTGGGGCCAAGAATAGCAAGATTATTGTAACAACACGTGATGAAAACGTTGCAGCAATCATGAGGAACGTGATAAGAACTCAAAGAGAATACAATAGAGAAACGTAGAAGAGGGAAGAATTaagaagagaaaatgagagagagagagagagagagagagagatatcAAAGAAACTGCTCAATATTTTTCATAACCGTTTCCCACACACAATCTATGCTTTAAAAGAAGATAGCAGCTAAAGAGGACGTGGCACCAGCAGTTGTGCAAAATGCCCCGTTTCAATAAAACTATACGCACCGTTTCACTAAACAATCCAAACAGAAATTAACGTCGTTTTCCTAATCATTATTTTGCCCCATAACAAATACCGCCACCAAGAGAAAATCCTTGTCCTCAAGGATGGAATTGAGGAAACTTTGTCTGTAGCATGGACAGAGACTCCCATGTAGCGTCTTCTGGAAAAGAGTCGACCCATTCCACTAAGACCTCTGTCACTGCTTGATTACCCTTTTTTACAATCCTTCTGTCCACAATCCGCACAGGTTCCTTTTGCATGGCGCCATGATGATCATGTAAAGGTAGCTGAGTTTGAGCTGGCTTAGAACCGATATGTTTCTTCAATTGCGACACATGGAAGGTAGGGTGTATGCGAGAACCCGGAGGTAACTGTAGAGTGTAAGCTACAGCTCCTACTTTCTTGAGCACCGGAAAAGGTCCAAAATACTTGGGGGATAATTTCTGATTAAGCACCTTGCGCACTGTTTGCTGTCTGTAAGGTTGTAGGCGTAAGTACACGAGATCACCAACACTGAAACTCCTTTCTGAGCGATGCCTGTCAGCAAAATGCTTCATACGAGCACAAGCCCTCTTCAAATGGAAATGCAACAACTTCCTGGCAGCCTCCTTTGCCTGCAGACTGCGGTCTACTACAGCTACGAATAAGACCCCAGCTAAGTAAGGCATATGGGTGGGGGGTGGTTGGCTGTAAATTGCTTCATATGGAGTAAGTTGGATAGAAGAATGAAAAGAAGAATTGTACCACCATTCAGCAAGAGGAAGCCACTGAGACCACTGCGAGGGTGTTTCACCAGTCATACATCGTAAGTAATTTTCGAGGCACCTATTCAAGACCTCCGtctgaccatctgtttgagggTGGTAGGCCGTGGACAATAAGAGTTTGGTTCCCACCTGTCGAAATAACTCCTGCCAGAAGGTGCTAACAAAAATTTTGTCCCTATCGGAGATGATGGCGTCGAGCATACCATGAAGCTTATAGACATTGTTGAGGAATTCTTGAGCCACTTCCTTTGCTGTATAGGGATGAGATAGAGCCACAAAATGTCCATATTTAGTCAGATGATCTACCACCACTAATATAGAATTTTTCCTGTTCGAATTCGGTAAGCCCTTAATAAAGTCTAAACTAATGACAAACCATGCTCGGTCGGGAACTGGTAACGGCTGTAAAAGTCCCGGATAAACTACTGTTTCACCCTTGCAGCGCTGACAAACTAGGCATTCTCGAATCCATT is part of the Gossypium arboreum isolate Shixiya-1 chromosome 5, ASM2569848v2, whole genome shotgun sequence genome and harbors:
- the LOC128292935 gene encoding putative disease resistance RPP13-like protein 1, producing MAMVGEAFLSASIEVLLDRIVSGDVLRLIKGKKLEPVLLKKLKPTLMSVKAVLDDAENKQITNPSVKSWTDELKDAVYDAEDLLDEISTEALRNKIEPEYRTTAMKKVSSFLSSSNPFKDGMQSKLEEILGRLDYLLNQKQILGLKENYKGEKAFQRRPATSLVDESDVYGRDDEKEEIMKLLDPQNLSENQIAVVPIVGMGGLGKTTLAQLIYNDPRVDKWFDRKAWVCVSEEFDAFNVTKTILEEMKCSCDGNQNLNQLQLKLKEQLSGKKYLIILDDVWNKNYVHWKELASPFTSGAKNSKIIVTTRDENVAAIMRNVIRTQREYNRET